Genomic window (Fibrobacter sp. UWH6):
ACTCTTGACGTAATCCTGTTTACCAACACCGACGACACCTTGAAGGTAAAGGCTGTTGAAACAGGCAAGTACACTTCTGAATTCAAGGTAAAGAATGCATACTTTACTTATGTAAGCGAAAAGAAGGCCCAGAAGGATACTGTACTGGATGCCGTCCTGAATTTTGACGGGGAATCCAACCGCATCAAGATCCAGGCTGAAGTAAAGTCCGACAAGTCCAACCTGAAGACTCGCGACTACCTGATCGTGAACTCCGATTACGTCGGCGCTGAATTGGCAGAACTGTACGACAGCGACCTGGACGGACAAGCCGACTCTATCCGCATTCACTATAAGAAGGCTATTACCGCCAAGATTGAAAGTATCGATACCCTCTACTGGAATAAGGCCGGCGACGAATGGCGTAGCGTCAAAAAATCTGAAATTGTCCTGGAAAGCGACAACAAGTGGATTCACGTCAAGCTAGAAAAGCCTTTCGAATACGGAAAGACCGCAATAGACACTTCTGCCAAGCCCTACCTGCAGCTGACCAAGAGCAAGGGCGATATCATGCAGAAGATGTTTATCGAGGATCATATCGGCGCCGTACCTGTTGAAGCGGTAAAGCATCCTGGCGAAATGACTATTTCTGAATATCTGGATGCATCCGACAAGCTTCCGCCCGATACTCTAGTCATTACCCTTTCTGAACCCATCAAGAACGTTGGCGACAGCGCCGCCTGGAAGAAGCTGTTCCGTTACAGCAAGAGCTGCAGCGATACAGCAACCCATTCCATTAACGCCGAGGCTCCCACCATCGATTCCACCGGAACCGTCTGGACCTTCGTTCTCAAGGATTACAACATTTCTGTGGACAACTGCATCAGGACCAACCCCGCAGCAAACTACGTAGACCGTTCCAAGAACCCCATGGGCCGCGGCGGAATCGACGTGACGGGTAAGGATGGCAGTGTCTACCTGTATGAAGTGGCCGGCAACCCCGCCATCAGCGGTTTGGGCAAGAAGGCCAAGTGGATCCCCGAAAAGGGCAACCAGTGGGAAGTTCAGCCCGACACCATTTCTAGCGTCAGGTTCCAGACCATAGCCCCCTTCCACGCCTTCATCACCATTTACGACGGGCTCTCTCACATTGTCACCTCCTTCCAGAAGGACTTTGGCCATAAGGGCGAAATGGAACAGGAAATCCGAGGTAACGACAAGAACCACTACAAGGTGGGATTCCTGAAGTGGAACCAGAGATCCAGCGATGGCCGCAAGGTGGGTACAGGCGTGTATATCTGGCGAATCGACTTCAAGTTCGAAGACGGACATACCGAATACAGAATCCTGCAGACCGGCGTAAAACGGTAAGCATTCCCGAAAGTTCGACCTAGAATACTCCTCAAAAAAAGGAACCCCGCCACACATCACTGTGAATTGGCGGGATTCTTTATTGCGTTTTATATGTGCGATTTAATTGTTTAACGGTCTAACATTAGAAACCGATACTTAACTCAGCCATATAGACACGTTCTTCATCTTGACCGGTGTAATATCCAAGTTCTTCAGCCCAGGTGGCAATTTCCAAGGTAAAGAAACGAAGTGCTTCTACAGCAATACCGGCAGTAGGGTAGCCACCCTTGAAGCCACCAGAAACTCGCAAGGCCAAGGCACGGAAGGCGTTGTTATAGCCGGGCCAGGCCAAGATATTCTGTTCCACTTCCAGACCGAAATTCACATGGGAAAGGGGCTTATAGTTGTTCCCCTTGCCAAAGGCGTCGGCATAGTCGCAGGCGAAATTGAATTTACGGCCATAGGCGGTATTCTTGTTAAAGAAACGGGGGCTATAGTTAAAACCGGCAGAAAGGTTCGGAGTGATCTTATCGCCAGCAAGATCCTTGAAGTAGACATCTCTAAGAGACATACCCAGACGAACTTCGCGAGTCAACTGATACAGCACACCCAGATCCATACCCATAGAAATGGAACTGAAATCCAGAATATGGTCGGTAGCGTCGTGGTAACGATCTTCAAGAGTATCCTGCAGGGTTGCATAGTTCATGATATCCAAGGTCATCATTTCGACCTTGTGACGCTTTGCAGCCTTTACACCGACACCCACAGACAGGTTGTCGGTAAAACCGTATGCCACTCCCGCCTGAGCCACACCATCCACGTAGAACGTATCCACAGCCAGGTAGGGGATAATCAGACCGCCATCCAAATGGGGAGAAATATTACCGTCAACCCAAATGGCACCACCAAAACCATGGAACGCCATTTCAGCATCCATCTTGATTTTCATGGTCAGCGACTTATGGTCATAATTGTTGATCTTGTGGATCAGTTCCGGATGAGCCGCCAGGGAGTCCATGAGAACCTTCGAAGAAGATAAGCCCAAAAGTTTCGCCGTATTATTGGCGTCGTTGTAGATCTTCTGAAGATCCTTGGCTACGTTATAGGTGGAGAAGTAAGTTTCGAAAGGGCCTGCTCCGCCAAGATTCAAACGCATGTCGCCTATGTTACGGGGGTAGTACCCCTGCTCCGGACGCAACTTGTAGTTTCCCAGTCTGTTAATCTGAGAAAGGCCTGCGTAGTTAAAATAAATAGCTTCCTTATCATCTACAACAGCCACATGGGCATTACCCATAGCTTCAGCACGCAGAGAATGGTGTGTAGGCGCCTTGGCAGCAAAGGACAATGCCGCAAGCGAAGTCGCCAGCATCAAAAAGGACTTACAATAATTCATTAAAAATTCTCCCACTCATTAACCCAAATTCTAAACTGTTCCTCGGTATAGTTCACCCAGCATCCGCCCACGCTATCCTGGCGTGCCTTCAAATTGTAGATCCTTCCAGAATAATCCTGAGCCACTCTCTTCTTGAGGGCCTTGAATTCTTCGGGGGGCAAGCCCATGGGGTTGAACTTAATCTTCTTGGCAAACTTCAACAAATAATTCTGGCCATTGCTTTCACGCTTTGCATAAGAGGGATAGATATATTCCCATTCACCGCAATTCTCTTCGGTGCAGAGTTTGCCGTCACGGTCAATATCCACATTCATGTACTTTTCGTTGGGGCCGAAAGAGGAATAGACCACACGGTCCTTGGTCTGTGTTTTGCCGGCAGCAATATTCTTTGTCTGCGTTGCCAGGTCAAGGGAAAATTCAGCATTTACGTCACGCAAATCTTCATCAACTTCACCGTCGCCATCGTTGTCCATGCCGTCCATAATTTCTTCATCATAACAGCCATCACCATCGTCATCCATGATAGTGCTCTTGCCAGTAACTGCAATAATGCTGTTGACAGACATATCGATTGCATCTGCATCTTCAGATGGTTCGGTAATGTCGGCAAGGACGCCGCACATGGTGGATGCCACCTGAGTCTGGGAATTATCGGTCAGCCATTCGTCAAAGACGGGGATTGCCTGACCAGCCACAGAGGACATGGTTTCAGGATTACTTTCGCATGTGCTGAAGACTTCGTGCAGAGCGGCAGTAGACTCGCCATCCTTGTTTCTTTTCAAGGTATTGAGGACAGCACCCACATCGCAGCTGTACTTTCCGGTATTAGGATCCACCATACCGCAACCGACAACCAGTTTGGTCGCATCGCGGAGCACGAACAATGTCTGCAACATGTTCAAAAGCATATAGCTTTCAGAAATGGTCCTGTAGGTAATCTTGCCATCCAATCGACCTGTGGTGTCGCGGGCGATAAACTCCTTCAACAGCGTAACCACCGTATCGATACCGGCTTCGTACTTGTCGACCACGGACTGTTCCATATCCAGCAAGGCCAGTCGTTCAGCTCCGCCGCTAATATTCACGTACTTCAAAAGTTCGAAGGTATTCAAGTCCTGCATGTTCAACTTGGCCTTGGCCAATCCATACCAAGCCTCGGAGTGAGTTGAATCTGCAGCGATTGCCTGATTGAAATAATCGGCAGCCAGAGTGTACTCGTTGTTTCTGAACTTGATGTAACCTTCGTAAGTCATGGCATCGGCATCACCAGACTTGATGTTCGCATCTTCAGTAGGGTTGAACAAGTTGCAACCCGCCACACCCAAAGCGGTTGCCAGTGCTGCTGCAAGCACGAATTTCTTAGTTTTGAATGAAATCATCTTTGTTTTCCAATTTTGCTACAAAGATAACATTATTCTTACAATAAATATACTTCATTAGTTTTTTACACTTCGTTTTTTGTATTTTTTTCTTTTATGGACGTCAGAAAATCAAGCGCAAACTGAGGGGATTAAAAAAATTATATTTGGACCATGGATTCTTACCGTGAATATCTCCCGACCAAGGCATTCCGTATTGCCGAAATGCGCCTGGCAACCCTGCTCAGGGCCGAAAATGACCGTCTTGACGCCCTGGCCCAAAGCCTTGGACGCGAGTGCGCCATCGGGCCAGATAACCTGGCTCAGGAACTGCCCAACATCATCAAGTTCACGGACGAGTACCACGACCTTTATATGAAGTACCTGGATGCGGTTCTGCCTCAACAGCCGCGCCCCATCCAGTGCAGGCCCGCCTGTGGCAATTGCTGCCACCATTACCCCATGTCGGTGGAGCCCTTCGAGCTGGTGTTTCTGTATGCCAACCTGCGAAAGCGCGACGACCTGCTGAACATCCTGGAAGCCTGCCAGCTCAGGTCTTCGATGTTCGAGGATTTCTACGAAAA
Coding sequences:
- a CDS encoding tetratricopeptide repeat protein; the encoded protein is MISFKTKKFVLAAALATALGVAGCNLFNPTEDANIKSGDADAMTYEGYIKFRNNEYTLAADYFNQAIAADSTHSEAWYGLAKAKLNMQDLNTFELLKYVNISGGAERLALLDMEQSVVDKYEAGIDTVVTLLKEFIARDTTGRLDGKITYRTISESYMLLNMLQTLFVLRDATKLVVGCGMVDPNTGKYSCDVGAVLNTLKRNKDGESTAALHEVFSTCESNPETMSSVAGQAIPVFDEWLTDNSQTQVASTMCGVLADITEPSEDADAIDMSVNSIIAVTGKSTIMDDDGDGCYDEEIMDGMDNDGDGEVDEDLRDVNAEFSLDLATQTKNIAAGKTQTKDRVVYSSFGPNEKYMNVDIDRDGKLCTEENCGEWEYIYPSYAKRESNGQNYLLKFAKKIKFNPMGLPPEEFKALKKRVAQDYSGRIYNLKARQDSVGGCWVNYTEEQFRIWVNEWENF